The proteins below come from a single Chryseobacterium bernardetii genomic window:
- the qatB gene encoding Qat anti-phage system associated protein QatB, which yields MGTSASNGGPKGSPPLLPDWYNPSPPDGENQDVPQDGNNDSDGENDSTNENDSSNNDSQDQNNSDNQNPTNQSTDWGKSKGALTRIAKSTSGSSIQKAGRKYVSGLGGKRGATRAAAQGRITGGKYASFLGAIASGGINNALRNLGLDNLVGRSSEEICLAIADAIAPTGSTNDEAIARDALISTLDSLYNKLQENGNDFSNVDSLSLDQIKETLIEYVSNYVFNKWMYELGSAIEKGSVTETDAINLEREVKDLIYAETFEHYRDIPVETFNISDQSNNAMIEEIFQTAYSTLES from the coding sequence ATGGGAACATCAGCATCTAACGGAGGTCCAAAAGGATCACCACCACTATTACCCGATTGGTATAATCCATCACCACCTGATGGGGAAAATCAAGACGTACCCCAGGATGGAAACAATGATTCAGACGGTGAAAATGACTCTACCAATGAAAATGATTCCTCAAATAATGATTCACAGGATCAGAACAATTCTGATAACCAAAATCCAACAAATCAATCAACTGATTGGGGTAAATCAAAAGGTGCATTAACCAGAATCGCAAAATCAACTTCAGGTTCCAGCATACAGAAAGCAGGACGAAAATACGTGAGCGGTTTAGGAGGAAAAAGAGGTGCAACAAGGGCGGCAGCACAAGGTAGAATTACAGGAGGAAAATATGCGAGTTTCTTGGGCGCTATTGCTTCTGGGGGAATAAATAATGCACTTCGAAATCTTGGTTTAGATAATCTTGTAGGTAGGTCATCAGAAGAGATTTGTCTTGCAATTGCTGATGCAATTGCTCCAACAGGAAGTACCAATGATGAAGCAATTGCGCGTGATGCTTTGATTTCCACCTTAGATTCTTTGTACAATAAGCTTCAAGAAAATGGTAATGATTTCTCAAATGTAGATAGCCTTAGCTTGGATCAAATCAAAGAAACACTTATTGAATATGTAAGTAATTATGTTTTCAATAAGTGGATGTATGAACTGGGTAGTGCCATAGAAAAAGGAAGTGTTACAGAAACAGATGCTATCAATCTAGAAAGAGAGGTTAAAGACTTGATTTATGCTGAGACATTTGAGCATTATCGGGACATTCCTGTCGAGACATTCAACATTAGTGATCAGTCAAATAATGCAATGATTGAAGAAATTTTTCAAACCGCTTATTCAACACTTGAATCATGA
- a CDS encoding KAP family P-loop NTPase fold protein, with protein sequence MWNDNESLSDYIDYSHLLKAVTTIIDTDNLLPCSIGIYGDWGGGKSSLMRMVEQKYEEDSDILVIKFNGWLFEGYEDAKSVLMGRIVDEIISQRKFSEKAIKYAAKLLKRVDWIKVAGSSLKYGMSFLTLGPVGIAAMSLADTMSKMKDIDYENYIKEKQEKGSDDSDDTLRSNIQEFHKNFEALIEETKIKKIVVFIDDLDRCSPDTIIGTLEAIKLFLFTKKTAFVIGADERLIKYAVKRRFPEVPGENLEVGRDYLEKLIQYPIRIPPLNKIELTTYVNLLFSQLYSTNTEEFEKIRDKVMQAKITKGFDFTLDQSNISDFFQPGNTDFDDAIAMCSQIIPVLNTGLNGNPRQAKRFLNTMLIRISMASAKGITLKRRMLAKLMLLEYFKPETFTNFHDIQAGNNGEITLIEKLENIGSAPTADGNEDAEGETNDLTPEEKILLEDNWITEWIQSEPKLAKENLQAYFYFSRDKLTISAVNIQRMTPKAQDVIQKLLSESEAVQKIAINSLSSLSSSEAASIFEALTQKVRQEENLSNSKAFKALFELSREKTELKSQVVTFLSKYPDHKLPLVAVTLTEGLLKDSNQESLSQLFTSWSKSSNTRLANLVKNKTK encoded by the coding sequence ATGTGGAACGATAATGAATCCCTTTCTGATTATATAGACTACAGTCATTTATTAAAAGCTGTTACCACAATTATTGATACTGACAACCTATTACCATGTAGTATTGGTATTTATGGAGATTGGGGAGGTGGAAAATCCAGTTTAATGAGAATGGTTGAACAGAAATACGAGGAAGACTCTGATATCTTAGTTATTAAATTCAATGGTTGGCTTTTTGAAGGCTATGAGGATGCAAAATCGGTTCTCATGGGTAGAATCGTAGACGAAATAATTTCACAGCGTAAGTTCTCTGAAAAAGCCATAAAATACGCAGCGAAATTATTAAAACGTGTTGACTGGATTAAAGTAGCCGGATCGTCTTTAAAATATGGAATGAGTTTTTTAACCTTGGGACCAGTTGGAATAGCAGCAATGTCTTTAGCTGATACAATGTCAAAAATGAAAGATATTGATTATGAAAATTATATAAAGGAAAAGCAGGAAAAGGGTTCAGATGATTCAGATGATACATTAAGAAGTAATATTCAAGAGTTTCATAAGAATTTTGAAGCTTTAATTGAAGAAACGAAAATAAAGAAGATCGTTGTTTTTATTGATGATTTAGACCGTTGTTCTCCAGACACAATAATCGGAACACTTGAAGCCATAAAGCTTTTCCTGTTTACAAAGAAAACGGCATTTGTGATCGGTGCAGATGAGCGATTGATAAAATACGCTGTTAAAAGAAGGTTTCCAGAAGTACCAGGAGAAAATCTTGAAGTTGGACGAGATTACTTGGAAAAACTGATTCAATATCCTATTCGTATTCCTCCTTTGAACAAAATAGAATTAACCACTTATGTGAATCTATTGTTCTCTCAATTGTATTCAACCAATACTGAAGAATTTGAAAAAATCCGCGATAAGGTTATGCAAGCCAAAATTACTAAAGGATTTGATTTCACTTTGGATCAAAGTAATATCTCAGATTTCTTTCAACCTGGCAACACAGATTTCGACGATGCTATAGCCATGTGTTCTCAAATAATTCCAGTTCTGAATACAGGATTAAACGGTAATCCGAGACAAGCTAAAAGATTTCTAAATACAATGCTTATTAGAATCAGTATGGCATCAGCAAAAGGCATAACCCTGAAAAGAAGAATGTTGGCGAAGTTAATGTTGCTCGAATATTTTAAACCTGAAACGTTTACTAATTTTCATGATATTCAAGCTGGAAATAATGGTGAGATTACATTAATTGAAAAACTGGAAAACATTGGATCAGCTCCCACGGCGGATGGTAATGAAGACGCTGAGGGGGAAACAAATGACCTAACTCCTGAAGAAAAAATATTATTGGAAGACAACTGGATAACCGAATGGATTCAAAGTGAGCCTAAACTAGCCAAAGAGAATTTACAGGCATATTTCTATTTCTCCAGAGATAAATTGACGATATCTGCAGTTAACATTCAACGAATGACTCCCAAAGCACAAGACGTTATTCAGAAATTGTTAAGCGAATCCGAAGCTGTTCAAAAAATTGCCATAAATAGTCTCTCTTCACTTTCTTCAAGTGAAGCAGCGTCAATTTTCGAAGCTTTAACACAAAAAGTAAGACAAGAGGAAAATTTGTCTAATAGCAAAGCTTTTAAAGCATTATTTGAATTATCTAGGGAAAAAACCGAATTAAAATCGCAGGTAGTTACATTCCTGAGTAAATACCCGGATCATAAGCTACCATTGGTTGCAGTTACTCTCACTGAAGGTCTTTTGAAAGATTCAAATCAGGAATCGCTAAGTCAATTATTTACTTCCTGGAGTAAATCATCCAACACAAGATTGGCAAATCTTGTAAAGAATAAAACTAAATAA